In the Topomyia yanbarensis strain Yona2022 chromosome 3, ASM3024719v1, whole genome shotgun sequence genome, one interval contains:
- the LOC131687409 gene encoding uncharacterized protein K02A2.6-like — protein MQSDRFLVHYDPTLPLILATDASPYGVGAVLSHIFPDGTERPLQYASQTLNRTQQRYSQVDKEAYAIIFGIRKFHQYLYGRKFTLETDNKPVSQILSETKGQPTLSAMRMQHYAAFLQSFEYRIRFRRSSNHSNADAMSRLPLAITDPESEIEETDVVEVNSIQTLPLTVDELGSATLADQNVKELVCGLRCGRIVEAKFRFSVRQEEFSLQKDCIMRGLRVYIPPSLRKKVLDELHSTHFGVSRIKSLARAYCWWQGIDGDIERQVQNCASCQVTRSNPSSVSFHCWETPSEPFQRVHADYAGPFMGLYFLILVDAYSKWPVVRIVSNMTTETTIHECREFFSAYGIPSVFVSDNGRQFTSTEFARFMKMNGIVQKFSAPYHPATNGQAERFIQTMKTKLKAMQCDRSEVHSELCSILLSYRKMIHPATGRSPSMLVFGRQMRSRLDLMVPSNDSKGSEIEQKTRELNVGSRVAAREYVHENKWEFGTIKLRFGKLHYLISLDDGREWKRHIDQIRLVGTELRRSPRDDQISRGERHVFDENVADHEAEAAHTDRTVTPDSIKSSTTTLSFGLSTSETSSDAELPTPRKHTDSQQPSCPVEFELRRSNRTIKPPVKLNLLRSCESSLQQSATIRLDTIFARFGLPISITADNGPQFSSDEFKTFCETNNIKLIKTTPYWPQQNGEVERQNRSILKRLSISQACGTDWVSELNKYLLMYRSTPHSTTGRTPSEMLLGYNIRDRVPTIRQPKDVDEEMVDREKEMKEKGKLYADKRRNAKPNPIAEGDQVLLKK, from the exons ATGCAATCGGACCGATTCTTAGTACACTACGATCCAACACTACCGCTAATCTTGGCTACAGATGCTTCACCATATGGAGTAGGAGCGGTCCTCAGTCACATATTTCCGGATGGAACTGAGAGACCATTACAGTACGCGTCTCAAACATTGAATAGAACCCAGCAGCGGTATTCCCAGGTTGATAAAGAGGCGTATGCGATCATTTTCGGCATTCGTAAATTTCACCAGTATCTGTATGGTCGTAAATTCACCTTAGAAACTGACAACAAACCTGTGAGTCAGATTTTGTCCGAGACTAAAGGTCAACCAACGTTATCTGCTATGCGCATGCAACATTATGCTGCATTTCTACAATCGTTCGAGTACCGAATCCGTTTTCGTCGCTCGTCGAATCACTCCAATGCGGATGCTATGTCCCGTCTCCCACTTGCGATCACTGACCCCGAGTCCGAAATCGAAGAAACTGATGTTGTTGAAGTAAATTCAATTCAAACGTTACCTTTAACTGTGGACGAATTGGGCTCTGCTACGCTAGCTGATCAGAACGTTAAGGAATTGGTATGCGGGTTACGTTGCGGCAGAATAGTTGAAGCTAAATTTCGTTTTAGTGTTCGACAAGAAGAGTTCAGCCTTCAGAAAGATTGTATAATGAGAGGCTTACGTGTTTATATACCACCATCTTTGCGTAAGAAAGTACTGGATGAGCTTCATTCTACTCACTTCGGCGTTTCGAGAATCAAGTCGTTGGCAAGAGCATATTGCTGGTGGCAAGGAATTGATGGTGATATCGAGAGACAAGTTCAAAATTGTGCGTCGTGTCAGGTTACAAGATCAAATCCTTCGAGTGTTTCGTTTCATTGTTGGGAAACTCCCTCGGAACCATTTCAACGTGTTCATGCAGACTATGCCGGTCCATTCATGGGACTGTATTTCTTAATACTAGTTGATGCTTATTCTAAATGGCCTGTCGTTAGAATTGTGAGTAACATGACTACCGAAACTACTATCCATGAGTGTAGGgaatttttcagtgcatatggCATTCCATCGGTTTTCGTGAGTGATAATGGCCGTCAGTTCACTTCAACTGAATTTGCTAGATTCATGAAGATGAATGGAATCGTTCAAAAGTTCAGTGCGCCATACCATCCAGCCACAAATGGGCAAGCAGAAAGGTTCATTCAAACCATGAAAACCAAGCTAAAGGCTATGCAATGTGATCGTTCTGAGGTCCACAGTGAATTATGTTCCATCTTACTTTCGTATCGTAAAATGATTCACCCTGCAACTGGACGATCGCCATCGATGTTAGTTTTTGGTCGTCAAATGCGCTCTCGTCTGGACCTTATGGTACCCTCTAACGATTCAAAGGGAAGTGAAATCGAACAAAAAACACGTGAGTTGAATGTTGGGTCTAGAGTGGCTGCGCGAGAATACGTCCACGAGAACAAATGGGAATTTGGAACAATTAAACTACGTTTTGGAAAACTACACTATCTAATTTCACTTGACGATGGAAGAGAATGGAAAAGACATATCGATCAAATCCGTTTGGTTGGTACGGAGCTACGACGTTCACCAAGGGACGACCAAATCTCTAGAGGGGAAAGACATGTGTTCGATGAGAATGTCGCTGATCATGAAGCGGAGGCTGCCCATACGGATCGAACAGTAACTCCAGATTCGATTAAGAGCTCAACAACTACGCTCAGTTTCGGTTTGTCCACTTCAGAAACCTCTTCGGATGCAGAACTACCAACTCCGAGAAAGCATACGGATTCTCAGCAACCTTCGTGTCCGGTGGAGTTTGAACTACGACGTTCTAACAGAACTATCAAGCCACCCGTAAAGCTGAACCT CCTTCGGTCCTGCGAGTCATCCCTGCAACAGTCAGCTACAATACGATTGGATACTATTTTTGCTCGATTTGGTTTACCAATATCCATCACTGCCGATAACGGACCGCAGTTTTCCAGCGATGAGTTCAAGACATTCTGCGAAACTAATAACATCAAGCTAATCAAAACTACACCATATTGGCCACAACAAAATGGTGAAGTTGAGCGACAAAATCGATCAATTTTGAAAAGGCTGAGTATTAGTCAGGCGTGTGGCACAGACTGGGTGAGCGAATTAAACAAATACTTACTAATGTACCGGTCAACTCCACATTCGACGACTGGGAGAACACCGTCAGAAATGCTTCTCGGATATAACATCCGTGATCGGGTCCCAACCATAAGACAACCGAAAGATGTTGACGAAGAAATGGTGGATCGAGAAAAGGAAATGAAGGAGAAGGGAAAATTATATGCGGACAAACGACGTAATGCCAAACCAAACCCCATAGCCGAAGGAGACCAggttttgttgaaaaaatga
- the LOC131687410 gene encoding uncharacterized protein K02A2.6-like, which translates to MMAAGEQKKDTHFIDETCSIKEILHVQGIRDLADKFLLDLRVNGRKMVFEVDTGSPISLISAADKKYHFPHLALNSTSTQLVSYCGADINVLGKIYVDVISNDQECRLPLHVADSKRHPLLGRDWLLQLNLDFNRVFKPGVHSITGFQSFEQQTVTALKDILAKYSSVFDGNVGKISGVQASFNQRADSKPVYIKARPVAFAVRDAVGEEIDKFVEAGIWEKVDQSDWATPIVPVCKAGGKVRLCGDYKITVNPSLLIDDHPLPTVEELFVSVAGGERFSKIDLSQAYLQLEVREEDRALLTLSTHKGLFRPTRLMYGVASAPAIFQRLMEQILLGIPGVTVFIDDIRVTGPDDRSHLQRLDEVRSARSS; encoded by the coding sequence ATGATGGCTGCAGGGGAGCAGAAGAAGGACACACACTTCATCGACGAGACCTGTTCAATCAAAGAAATTCTACACGTCCAAGGGATTCGGGACTTGGCTGACAAATTTCTGCTGGATCTGCGAGTAAATGGAAGGAAAATGGTTTTCGAGGTAGACACTGGCTCTCCTATTTCACTGATCAGTGCCGCGGACAAGAAGTATCATTTTCCGCACCTGGCACTAAACTCTACCAGTACTCAGTTAGTGAGTTATTGCGGTGCAGACATTAACGTTCTAGGTAAGATTTACGTCGATGTTATTTCAAATGATCAGGAGTGCAGATTGCCTTTGCATGTCGCGGATTCTAAAAGACACCCACTACTAGGTCGCGATTGGTTGCTCCAATTGAATCTTGATTTCAATCGCGTTTTTAAACCGGGTGTTCATTCTATTACTGGTTTTCAAAGTTTTGAACAACAAACCGTCACTGCGCTCAAGGATATTTTGGCAAAATACTCTTCCGTTTTCGATGGTAATGTTGGGAAAATTTCGGGTGTTCAAGCGTCTTTCAATCAGCGTGCCGATTCCAAGCCAGTCTACATAAAGGCAAGGCCTGTTGCGTTTGCTGTTCGTGATGCTGTCGGTGAAGAGATCGACAAATTCGTTGAAGCTGGCATTTGGGAGAAAGTCGATCAATCGGATTGGGCTACACCTATCGTTCCAGTTTGCAAAGCCGGTGGTAAGGTTAGACTATGCGGCGACTACAAAATTACTGTGAACCCTTCTTTGTTGATCGATGACCATCCACTTCCTACGGTGGAGGAACTGTTCGTATCCGTTGCGGGAGGAGAACGATTTTCTAAAATTGACCTGTCCCAAGCATACTTGCAGTTGGAAGTGAGAGAAGAAGATAGAGCTTTACTAACCTTGAGTACTCACAAGGGGTTGTTCCGGCCGACAAGGCTTATGTACGGTGTGGCTTCCGCGCCCGCTATATTTCAAAGACTCATGGAGCAGATCCTGCTGGGTATACCAGGTGTCACGGTGTTCATCGACGATATTCGTGTCACGGGTCCCGATGATAGGTCCCATTTGCAAAGGTTGGATGAAGTACGATCAGCTAGGAGTTCATAA
- the LOC131687411 gene encoding uncharacterized protein LOC131687411: protein MANPVPAIPPAQLPTAFTFEPFNPSTSKFDRWLQRLEVSFRIYRIDQEDKRDYLLHYMGSATYDVLCNKLKAESPETKTFDEIVALLKAHYSPAPLEILENFKFNSRKQLDYESLCDYVTDLEKLAQSCNFGEHFDNAIRNQFVFGIRNRTVQSRLLEIRDLTLAKAKEIAFGMEMSHKGADEMHGSSSRADIQHIEHTKTKKKQLVPSSQTVKMKYRLAPDGKPKLCFRCGEADHLANKCKHQSTSVKPRATWKKCARRR, encoded by the coding sequence ATGGCAAACCCCGTACCGGCTATTCCTCCTGCTCAGTTGCCTACTGCGTTTACTTTCGAACCATTCAATCCTTCTACTAGTAAATTCGACCGTTGGCTACAACGTTTAGAAGTTTCGTTCCGGATCTACCGAATAGACCAAGAGGATAAGCGGGACTATCTCTTGCATTACATGGGGAGTGCAACATACGACGTGCTGTGCAACAAACTTAAAGCGGAGTCCCCGGAGACGAAAACTTTCGATGAGATTGTTGCGTTACTTAAGGCGCATTATAGTCCAGCACCGCTGGAGATTTTGGAAAACTTCAAGTTCAATAGTCGGAAGCAACTCGACTACGAGTCATTGTGCGATTACGTTACGGATTTGGAAAAGCTAGCTCAAAGCTGCAATTTCGGTGAGCATTTCGACAACGCAATTCGCAACCAGTTTGTCTTCGGCATACGGAACCGTACTGTACAGTCTCGATTGCTAGAAATCCGGGATCTTACTCTAGCAAAGGCTAAGGAAATCGCTTTCGGTATGGAAATGTCTCACAAGGGAGCAGATGAAATGCATGGTTCCAGTTCAAGAGCAGACATTCAACATATCGAGCACACCAAGACGAAGAAGAAGCAGTTGGTGCCATCATCACAAACTGTCAAAATGAAGTACAGGCTTGCACCGGATGGCAAACCGAAACTGTGTTTTCGATGCGGCGAAGCAGATCATCTTGCGAACAAGTGCAAACATCAATCAACTTCTGTAAAACCAAGGGCCACTTGGAAAAAGTGTGCCAGAAGAAGATGA
- the LOC131687412 gene encoding uncharacterized protein LOC131687412: MVRTLGLQLQPFDYASHTDDVGIEWRKWLKSFETMVRASRIENDEWKNDLLLHFAGSSVQQLVDTLPELPESNMRGPLVNVECYTPNMTSYEEVVTKLNSFFLPKENATYERHLLRQMKQVSGESIDAFTVRLRVQAERCGFGDKVEENVKDQIIQNCQSAILRRDLLKQGDASLKDVLAVAKIFETVAQQEKSFAGTVQPNPPVNEINKIEASSSQGKRNFLDTVERTECYRCGYFGHMARDDKCPAKGKSCNKCGNRDHFAKKCRTRKQPFYSKDKREKDHTDKTLERREHTDKVPSTVQHINNENTEYVFNVTTSDGNDEMLCEIGGVTVAVVIDSGSKYNILSKSIWEKMKTSKVIVSNQRQEVSKVFRAYGGQALPLLGAFTATIRFGKQENLADFYVVQGSGKLLIGRDTATAMGVLNINSSVNGIDIEKGSATLGTIKDIVIDIPIKIDVIPVAQPYRRIPVALEKKVDQKIDELLVQGVIEKVNEPARWVSPVVVVPKGDDVRVCVEMRRANEAIERENHPLPIIEDFLLHMGKARLDVKNAFHQVG, encoded by the coding sequence ATGGTGCGAACTTTGGGTTTGCAGTTACAGCCGTTCGATTACGCTTCCCACACAGATGACGTTGGAATCGAATGGCGTAAATGGCTAAAATCGTTTGAAACGATGGTTCGAGCCAGCCGAATTGAAAACGATGAATGGAAAAATGATTTATTGCTGCATTTCGCTGGGTCGAGCGTCCAGCAATTGGTAGATACGTTGCCCGAATTACCAGAAAGCAACATGCGAGGTCCTTTGGTAAACGTGGAATGCTACACACCCAATATGACAAGCTACGAGGAGGTGGTAACAAAATTGAACAGTTTTTTCTTACCCAAAGAAAATGCTACATATGAACGACACCTTCTGCGACAAATGAAACAGGTGTCGGGAGAGAGTATTGATGCATTCACTGTCAGGCTACGCGTGCAGGCCGAACGATGCGGATTCGGAGATAAAGTAGAGGAGAATGTCAAAGACCAGATTATTCAGAATTGCCAGTCGGCAATTTTGCGCCGAGATTTGCTTAAACAGGGTGATGCCAGTCTGAAGGATGTACttgcggttgccaaaatttttgaaacagttgcaCAACAAGAAAAATCATTTGCTGGTACAGTACAACCTAATCCACCGGtcaatgaaataaacaaaatcgAAGCCAGCTCATCACAAGGAAAAAGAAACTTTCTTGATACAGTAGAGCGAACGGAATGTTATCGATGCGGATATTTCGGTCACATGGCTAGAGATGATAAATGCCCCGCGAAAGGTAAATCGTGCAATAAATGTGGCAATCGAGACCACTTTGCAAAAAAATGCCGCACTCGAAAACAACCGTTCTACTCAAAAGACAAACGAGAGAAGGATCACACGGACAAGACTCTCGAGCGCAGAGAGCACACAGACAAAGTTCCGAGCACCGTCCAACATATTAATAACGAAAACACAGAATATGTATTCAACGTGACGACAAGCGATGGCAACGATGAAATGCTATGCGAAATAGGTGGTGTTACTGTAGCTGTGGTGATTGATTCGGGTTCAAAGTACAACATACTGAGTAAATCAATTTGGGAGAAAATGAAAACTAGTAAGGTCATTGTGTCGAACCAAAGACAGGAAGTATCGAAGGTTTTTAGAGCGTACGGTGGACAGGCACTGCCTTTGCTTGGAGCATTCACTGCTACCATTAGGTTTGGTAAGCAGGaaaatttagctgatttttatgTTGTACAGGGAAGTGGAAAATTATTGATTGGACGCGATACAGCAACTGCTATGGGAGTGCTAAATATCAATAGTTCAGTGAATGGTATCGACATTGAAAAAGGATCCGCTACCCTAGGAACAATTAAAGATATTGTAATCGACATCCCAATCAAGATTGACGTCATACCGGTTGCCCAACCATATCGTCGCATACCAGTCGCCTTGGAGAAAAAAGTAGATCAAAAAATTGATGAACTATTGGTCCAAGGAGTCATCGAGAAAGTTAATGAGCCTGCTAGATGGGTTTCTCCCGTTGTAGTCGTGCCCAAAGGCGATGATGTCCGTGTCTGCGTCGAAATGCGTCGAGCAAACGAAGCTATCGAACGGGAAAATCACCCGTTGCCGATCATCGAGGATTTTCTCCTACACATGGGGAAGGCAAGACTAGACGTGAAAAACGCGTTTCACCAGGTGGGCTAA